CTCGCCGAGCTCGGCGGCAACATCACCGAGTCGCAGCAGTTCGGCGACCCGTCCACGGGCCTGTTCTTCATGCGCGTGCAGGTCGAGGTCACCGCCGCGCCCGAGGCGCTCGAGGCCGCGCTGCGCCCGCTCGCCGAGTCGTTCTCCATGCGTTACCACCTCGACGTCGTGGGCCGGCCGCTGCGCACCCTCGTCCTCGTCTCCACCGCGGCCCACTGCCTCAACGACCTCGCGTTCCGCCAGCGCAGCGAGCGGCTGCCCATCGACGTCGTCGGCGTCGTCTCCAACCACACGGTGCTGGCGCCCATGGCCGAGTTCTACGGGTACGACTTCCAGCACATCCCCGTGACGAAGGCGACCAAGGCCGACGCCGAGGCGCAGCTGCTCGCCCTCGTCCGCGAGCGCGACGTCGAGCTCGTGGTCCTCGCCCGCTACATGCAGATCCTCTCCGACGACCTGTGCCGGGAGCTCGCCGGCAACGTCATCAACATCCACCACTCGTTCCTGCCCAGCTTCAAGGGTGCCCGCCCGTACGCCCAGGCCCACGACCGCGGCGTCAAGCTCATCGGCGCGACCGCCCACTACGTCACCGCCGACCTCGACGAGGGCCCGATCATCGAGCAGGACGTCGAGCGCGTCGACCACGGCGACGACGTCGCCGAGATGGTCGCCCTCGGCGAGGACGTCGAGCGCCGCGTCCTCGCCCGGGCGGTGCGCTGGCACGCCGAGCACCGCGTCCTCCTCGACGGGACGCGGACGGTCGTCTTCCGCTGACCGGGCCCTGCCGGGGCTGACGCCCGGACCCGCGCGTGAGTGCCCGGACCCGCGCGTGAGTGCCCTGCCAGGCGGGTGGGCCGCCCCTCCCCGAGCCGCCGGTCCCCCACGGCGACGACGGGGCCGCCGCGTCGCACGCCCGGGCCGCACCGCTGCGGCCCTGACGGATGACGCCCGGGCCACGGCCAGGCCGCCTGCGGTCGGCCCGACGCCGCGTCCCGCGCGACCTGGCCGAAGGTCGAGCGCTTCGTCCCCGCCGCCGGGCGTTTCTCCAGGACCTTGACAAGACCTTCGGTCCATGGGAGTTAATTAACCCCACAAGCGAATGAAAGGGGTGGCGATGAGCGACCTTGTGGCACCCCGGGGCGCGAGCCGGCTGCGTGAGCGGAACCGTGAGGACCTCCTCCACCTGTTGCGCACGCGCGGCCCCCTCTCCCGAGCCGAGATGGCCCGCGCCCTCGCCGTCTCCCCCACCACCGCCTCGAGCCTCGTCGCCGAGCTGGTGGCGGCCGGGCTCGTCACCGAGGCCGACAGCGCCGACCGCCCGCCGCGACGCGGCCGGCCCGCCCAGGTCGTCCGCCTGACCACGGCGCCGGGCTACCTCGCCGGGGTCGACGTCGGTCGCACGCACGCCCGGGTCGCCGTCACGGACCGGGACCAGCAGGTCCTCGCCGAGCGCAACGTCCACCTCCCGGTGGGGCACGACCGGGAGGCGACCACCGCCCTCGTCCTCGACGTCCTCGACGAGCTGCTCACCGGCCTGGGCGCCGGTCGGGGCGACCTCACCGCGCTGGGCATCGGGCTGCCCGGGCCCCTCGAGTCCGCCACCGAGCTCATCGGGGTCGGCGCGATCCTGCCCGAGTGGGTGGGCTTCGACGTCGCCGGGGTGCTGCGGGCCGAGCTCGGTGTCCCCGTCGGCATCGACAACGACGCCAACCTCGGCATGCTCGCGGAGGCCCGGCACGGGGCGGCCCGCGGGGCCTCCCACGCCATCTACATCAAGGTCTCCACCGGGCTGGGCGCCGGCATGCTGCTGGGCGGGGAGCTCCACCGGGGCGCGGGCGGGAGCGCCGGTGAGCTCGGCCACACCCCCCTCGACCTCGACGGCATGGTCTGCCGCTGCGGGTCGCGGGGGTGCCTCGAGACGGTCGCCTCGGTCCGGGCCGTCCTCGCCATGCTGCGGCCCACGCTCGGCGCCGACCTCACCCTCGAGGACGTGCTCCGGCTGGCCGCCGACGGCAACCGCGCGTGCGAGCGCGCCATCGAGGACGTCGGGCGTGGCATCGGTCGTGGGGTCGCGGTCCTGGCCAACATCCTCGACCCCGAGGTCGTCCTCATCGGTGGGCCCCTGGCGGCCGCGGGAGAACCCCTGCTCGACGCCGTCCGGGAGAGCGTGCGCCGCACGTGCATCCCCTCGGTCAGCTCCCGCGTGCGGGTGGAGCGCTCCGCGCTGGGGGACCGCGCGGAGGTCCTCGGTGCCGTCGCGGTGGCCGCCGACGTGGCGTCCACCGCCGGGCTCGACGGCGGCGCCCGTTCGACCACCAGGTGAGCAGCATCACCACGGGCAGCCGCTGGCGGTAGGCTCTGCGCGGTCCTGAGCGATGTGCCCCGCGAGAGCGGGGTCTCCGCGGGCACAGGACCCCGACCTGTTGGTCACAAACTGATGTCGGTTTCCTCCAGTAGTTGACGTGATGGGTACGTCATGGGAGAGACTGGCGCCTAGCCCGGACCGGTACCCCTACCGGAACGGGATGAGGCCGCGGCGCGGCGCCTCGGCCCGGAGACGACGGAGTTTCTTAAGGAGTAGGAATGCGACGTACGACTATGGTGGCCGCGCTCGCAGCGGCCAGCCTCACCCTGGCCGCCTGTGGCGGTAACTCGGGTGGCTCGAACGCGACGAACGACGACGCGACCGGCGGCGGCGACGAGGCCGCCGGCGGCGACAGCGGAGAGGTCGAGGTCTTCACCTGGTGGGCCGCCGGCTCCGAGAAGCTCGGTCTCGACGCCATGGTCGAGGTGTTCAACACCCAGCACCCGGACATCGAGTTCGTCAACGGCGCCGTCGCCGGTGGCGCCGGCTCGGCGGCCAAGGACCTCCTGCAGTCGCGCCTCCAGGCGAACGACCCGCCGGACACGTTCCAGGGCCACGCCGGTGCGGAGCTCAAGGACTACATCGACGCCGGGCAGCTCGAGGACGTCTCGGACCTCTACGAGGAGTTCGGCCTCACCGAGGTCTTCCCGCAGGACCTCATCGACCTGCTCACCGTGGACGACGCCATCTACTCGGTGCCCTCCAACATCCACCGCTCCAACGTGGTGTGGGCCAACCCGACCGTCCTCGAGGAGGCCGGGATCGACCCCACGGCCGTCCCCGCGTCGATCGACGAGTGGATCACCGACCTCGAGGCCGTCCAGGAGGCGGGGGGCACCCCGCTGTCCGTCGCGACGACGTGGACCCAGGTCCACCTCCTCGAGACCGTCCTCATGGCCGAGCTCGGCGCCGAGGCCTACACCGGCCTCTGGGACGGGTCGACCGACTGGGAGGGCGCTGAGGTCACGGGCGCGCTCGAGACCTTCGAGCAGCTCATGAGCTTCACCAACACCGACCGCGACGGGCTCGACTGGCCCGAGGCCACCCAGATGGTCATCGACGGCAGCGCGGCCTACAACATCATGGGTGACTGGGCCGTCGCCGCGTTCGAGGAGCAGGGCGTGGAGGACTACGTCCACTTCCCGGTCCCCGGCACGGACGGCGTCTTCGGCTTCCTCGCCGACTCCTTCACCCTGCCCGTCGGCTCCCCCAACCCGGACGGCGCCCGCGCGTGGCTCGAGACGGTCGGGTCCCTCGAGGGCCAGGTCGCGTTCAACCAGGCCAAGGGCTCCATCCCGGCCCGTACGGACGCCGACGCCTCGGAGTTCTCCGAGTACCAGCAGACGGCGATCGAGTCGTACGGCCAGGACACCATCGTCCCGTCCGTCGCCCACGGCGCCGCGAGCTCCGTCGCCGTCCTCAACGGCATCTCCGACGCCACGAGCAAGTTCACCACCGGTGGGTCGGACCTCGCCACCTTCCAGAGCGAGCTGGTGGCCGCGGTCGCGGGCTGAGCCCTACACCGTTGAACCCAGGAGCGTGACGTGCGGGCCGGACACCCCAGTCCGGCCCGCACGGGCGCGTCCACCCGCTCACCGTCTCTCGGAGGTGTCCCGATGACCCGAACCATCCGCAGGTGGGGCCCGCCGGTCCTGCTCCTTACTCCCTCCATCATCCTCATCGCGGTCTTCGTCTACGGGTTGATCGGTATCAACTTCCAGACGTCGCTGACCGACTCCCACACCGCGCCCCAGGCCACCGGCCAGGCGCCCACCGCTTTCGTCGGGCTCGAGAACTACTTCGCCCTGCTCGGTGACGACGCGTTCCAGCACTCGCTGAAGAACCTCGTCCTCTACACCGTCGTCTTCCTCGTCGGCACCATGGTCCTCGGCTTCGTCTGGGCCTGGCTGCTCGACAAGCCCATCAAGGGCGAGGGGATCTTCCGCTCGGTGTACCTCTTCCCCATGGCCGTCTCCTTCGTGGCCTCCGGCGTCGTGTGGCGCTGGCTGCTCAACTCCAACGAGGGCGAGAACGCGAGCGGCCTCAACCGGCTGTTCCAGATCATCGGCCTGGACTTCCTCCAGAACCCCTGGTGGAACAACGTCACATGGGGCATCGCGGCCATCGCCCTGCCCGCCATCTGGCAGCTCTCGGGCTACGTCATGGCGCTCTTCCTCGCCGGCTTCCGCGGCATCCCGGAGGAGCTGCGCGAGGCGGGGCGGGTCGACGGCGCCTCAGAGTGGAAGCTCTACCGGCACGTGCTCTTCCCGCAGCTGTCCCCCGTGGCGCTCAGTGCCCTCGTCATCGTCGGGCACATGTCGCTCAAGGCGTTCGACCTCATCATGTCGATCTCCAAGCCCGCGAACTACCAGACCAAGGTTCCGGCGATCGACATGTACCTGTACAAGTCGAGCTTCGACTATGCGAACTCGGCGGCGGTCGGCTCGATCCTGCTGATCATCGTCGCCGCCGTCATCATCCCGTACCTCGTCCACAACGCACGGGCGGAGAGGCGCTGACATGACCACTACTTCCGCACCCGCTCCCCCGATCCCGCCGCTCCACGCCGGCGAGGGCGGCGCCGGCCCGCTCCCCTCGGCCCGGACCCGCCCCACGGGCGGCTTCACGGTCGGGCGCACGCTGCGCTACGCCGCGCTGCTCTTCTTCCTGCTCATCGTCCTCGTGCCGGTGTACGTCCTCTTCGTCACGAGCTTCAAGGGGGCGGGCGACGCCTCGCCCACCCGCGCCTGGGCGCTGCCGACGACGTGGACCACGGACAACTGGGTCGCGGCCTGGGACGCCCTGGCCCCGGCGCTGTGGCGGACCCTGCAGATGGTCATCCCGGCCTCGATCATCGCCGCGGTCCTCGGGTCGATGAACGGCTTCGTCCTGTCCCGGTGGTCGTTCCGCGGAGCGAACATCGTCTTCACGGTGATCCTCTTCGGGATGTTCATCCCGTACCAGGCCGTGATGATCCCGCTCCTGCAGCTCATGCTGGGCCTCAACATCCCGACCGGCGTGCCGTCACTGATCCTCGTGCACGTCATCTACGGCATCCCGATCACGACGCTGATCTTCCGGAACTACTACCAGTCGATCCCCCACGAGCTCATCGAGGCGGCGCGGGTCGACGGCGCGGGCATGCTCCGCACGTACTTCTCGGTGATCCTGCCCGTGTCGGCGCCCGGTTTCGTCGTCGTCCTCATCTGGCAGTTCACCTCGGCGTGGAACGACTTCCTCTTCGCGGTGTTCTTCTCCTCCAGCCAGAACGGCCCGGTGACGCTCGCGCTCAACAACCTCGCGAACGGCGCCCTGCTGCAGAACTACGGCGTGTCGATGGCCGGGGCGCTCTTCGCCTCGCTGCCGACGCTGGTGGTCTACATCCTGCTGGGCAAGTACTTCATCGGCGGTCTGATGTCGGGCTCCGTCAAGGGCTGACCCGCACCCACCCCCGCAGGGGGCGTCCCGCGCACCGCGGGGCGCCCCTGCGTCGTCTCCGCACCCCTCCGCTGCGGATGGCCGCGTGCTCCACCGGCGATCGCGGGTCGCCTCGCCTCCGGCCACCG
The sequence above is a segment of the Georgenia faecalis genome. Coding sequences within it:
- the purU gene encoding formyltetrahydrofolate deformylase, whose amino-acid sequence is MSAAPTHAVPTHLVLSLSCPDRPGIVSAVAGLLAELGGNITESQQFGDPSTGLFFMRVQVEVTAAPEALEAALRPLAESFSMRYHLDVVGRPLRTLVLVSTAAHCLNDLAFRQRSERLPIDVVGVVSNHTVLAPMAEFYGYDFQHIPVTKATKADAEAQLLALVRERDVELVVLARYMQILSDDLCRELAGNVINIHHSFLPSFKGARPYAQAHDRGVKLIGATAHYVTADLDEGPIIEQDVERVDHGDDVAEMVALGEDVERRVLARAVRWHAEHRVLLDGTRTVVFR
- a CDS encoding ROK family transcriptional regulator, encoding MSDLVAPRGASRLRERNREDLLHLLRTRGPLSRAEMARALAVSPTTASSLVAELVAAGLVTEADSADRPPRRGRPAQVVRLTTAPGYLAGVDVGRTHARVAVTDRDQQVLAERNVHLPVGHDREATTALVLDVLDELLTGLGAGRGDLTALGIGLPGPLESATELIGVGAILPEWVGFDVAGVLRAELGVPVGIDNDANLGMLAEARHGAARGASHAIYIKVSTGLGAGMLLGGELHRGAGGSAGELGHTPLDLDGMVCRCGSRGCLETVASVRAVLAMLRPTLGADLTLEDVLRLAADGNRACERAIEDVGRGIGRGVAVLANILDPEVVLIGGPLAAAGEPLLDAVRESVRRTCIPSVSSRVRVERSALGDRAEVLGAVAVAADVASTAGLDGGARSTTR
- a CDS encoding ABC transporter substrate-binding protein produces the protein MRRTTMVAALAAASLTLAACGGNSGGSNATNDDATGGGDEAAGGDSGEVEVFTWWAAGSEKLGLDAMVEVFNTQHPDIEFVNGAVAGGAGSAAKDLLQSRLQANDPPDTFQGHAGAELKDYIDAGQLEDVSDLYEEFGLTEVFPQDLIDLLTVDDAIYSVPSNIHRSNVVWANPTVLEEAGIDPTAVPASIDEWITDLEAVQEAGGTPLSVATTWTQVHLLETVLMAELGAEAYTGLWDGSTDWEGAEVTGALETFEQLMSFTNTDRDGLDWPEATQMVIDGSAAYNIMGDWAVAAFEEQGVEDYVHFPVPGTDGVFGFLADSFTLPVGSPNPDGARAWLETVGSLEGQVAFNQAKGSIPARTDADASEFSEYQQTAIESYGQDTIVPSVAHGAASSVAVLNGISDATSKFTTGGSDLATFQSELVAAVAG
- a CDS encoding carbohydrate ABC transporter permease; this encodes MTRTIRRWGPPVLLLTPSIILIAVFVYGLIGINFQTSLTDSHTAPQATGQAPTAFVGLENYFALLGDDAFQHSLKNLVLYTVVFLVGTMVLGFVWAWLLDKPIKGEGIFRSVYLFPMAVSFVASGVVWRWLLNSNEGENASGLNRLFQIIGLDFLQNPWWNNVTWGIAAIALPAIWQLSGYVMALFLAGFRGIPEELREAGRVDGASEWKLYRHVLFPQLSPVALSALVIVGHMSLKAFDLIMSISKPANYQTKVPAIDMYLYKSSFDYANSAAVGSILLIIVAAVIIPYLVHNARAERR
- a CDS encoding carbohydrate ABC transporter permease; protein product: MTTTSAPAPPIPPLHAGEGGAGPLPSARTRPTGGFTVGRTLRYAALLFFLLIVLVPVYVLFVTSFKGAGDASPTRAWALPTTWTTDNWVAAWDALAPALWRTLQMVIPASIIAAVLGSMNGFVLSRWSFRGANIVFTVILFGMFIPYQAVMIPLLQLMLGLNIPTGVPSLILVHVIYGIPITTLIFRNYYQSIPHELIEAARVDGAGMLRTYFSVILPVSAPGFVVVLIWQFTSAWNDFLFAVFFSSSQNGPVTLALNNLANGALLQNYGVSMAGALFASLPTLVVYILLGKYFIGGLMSGSVKG